The Gadus macrocephalus chromosome 13, ASM3116895v1 genome includes a window with the following:
- the LOC132471139 gene encoding uncharacterized protein LOC132471139: MEKERIELLTDVKIRNNERVITDKMACTFAYRRQEVVNQEPSIQDFKDRWPALFHQKEINAEFLRLMAVPLEDKFFAQLDIHSSQLIRVIRAKGGSTRQKNADIMDILDQTEDIHLRRECVLKALIIFLGEDADDLIKEYRDSGPEDIQRDLEHLTVAVFVIRKDGEGPQEPPEDIGIVIEGVKVLHGLTSVASACALLLGLLYALNLAYPKPLRFTFEVLQKIIMHLEQHKMSPKVQNLYGRLQSSQ, from the exons ATGGAAAAAGAGAGAATAGAACTTCTGACAGATGTCAAGATAAGGAACAATGAAAgggtaatcacggacaaaatggCTTGCACGTTTGCCTACAGACGACAAGAGGTGGTCAACCAAGAACCCAGCATTCAAGACTTTAAAGACCGGTGGCCTGCCTTGTTCCATCAGAAAGAG ATCAATGCAGAGTTCCTGAGGCTCATGGCTGTTCCTCTTGAGGATAAGTTCTTCGCCCAGTTAGACATCCACTCAAGTCAGCTAATCAGAGTCATCCGTGCCAAAGGTGGATCAACACGCCAAAAGAATGCTGACATCATGGACATTTTGGACCAG ACTGAGGACATTCATCTTCGAAGGGAGTGTGTCCTGAAAGCCCTCATCATCTTCCTCGGCGAGGATGCAGATGACCTGATCAAGGAATATCGT GACTCTGGACCAGAGGACATTCAAAGGGATCTGGAGCATCTCACTGTGGCAGTGTTTGTCATTCGAAAGGACGGGGAAGGACCGCAGGAGCCACCTGAAGACATAGGCATTGTCATCGAGGGCGTGAAGGTGTTGCATGGACTGACTTCAGTTGCCTCAGCTTGTGCCCTGCTTCTAGGTTTGCTATATGCACTTAACCTTGCTTATCCCAAACCCCTTCGTTTTACTTTCGAAGTGCTCCAGAAAATCATCATGCACCTTGAGCAACACAAGATGTCTCCCAAAGTCCAAAATCTGTATGGCAGACTTCAAAGCTCGCAGTAA